In Nymphaea colorata isolate Beijing-Zhang1983 chromosome 10, ASM883128v2, whole genome shotgun sequence, the genomic stretch TAGAGCATACCGCTTCCTTAAAGAAAAGAGATAGAGTGGAATATCATAAAAGTGCATGAGCTGTTGTGCATAGATGTCAGGCTGTTCTGCATGAACAAGGTAAAAATATAGCATGACAGTTGAGTTCTCATGCAGCGTTGTCTGGACATAATCGATTTCGCAACCACCCTACCCCTACACAAGAGTAAGCAACAAAACAGCTTCCAAGACTAGAGTTAACTGAAAATCAATGTTTAAGAAGAAACACCATAACTGATCTCACAATGGCGAGATGATTGTTGTGTATGACGGTGATGGGGTTTGCAACAATGTACTATGAGTAGTATTTGGATGTAGTGTACGAGAGCTCAAACCAGTTTGGATGAGTGGTCCCCACCATGATGGTCGTTAGCAGCATCAAGAACCTCCTCGCCACTGCCACCATCTGCACTTGCAAAGACTTCCCCACCTTGATCACCATCTACACTTGTCGAAGCCTGTCCACCTCAATCATCATCCACAGATACACACAACCTATCCCATCATCATCAACGTCACCATCATAGACACCAACTTCGGTGGAGGTGCATGGTTGGAGGGAAATGCGTAGCAAGCAAGCGCAAAAACATTTTGGTAGGGAGATATGTAGCAAGTGAGCCCACAAGCATGCCTAGACTCCAGCCCAACGTCCACTACTTGAGAGGGAAGACAAATTATTAGTAGCAATAGATATTCTGATTaagcatatttttgtgttgACTCACAAAATTGACACATTGAATCAGAATATGTCaaaatcaaaatgcaaaaaataagaCGACTTTCAATAAATGTATCTTATTGATAATTATTGCATTCAGTGGtatggtatgagataatgaaaatggTGTGAGATAACTTATATCTATTAATAGTATGAAATAACAACTATCTACAAATGGTAAGGATTGTCTGGTAATAGTGTGAGATAACAAATGTCAGTTAATAGTGTGAGATAACAAATGTCAGTTAATGGTGTGAGATAAGGACCGTCTATTAATGGTTTGAGATAAGGACCATCCATTAATCGTGTAAGATAGTCTATTAATGGTGCAAGATAAAAGAACGTCTCTTAGTTGTGTGAGATAATAAATGTTTGTTAATGGTGTGAGATAATGATCGTTTGCCAAAGAAGTAAGCTAACTACTACTTGTTAGGGTGTGTGATAATAACATAGTGACTGTTTATTAATAGTCTAAAATAACAATTGTTTGTTAATGTTGTAAGATAATGACGGTCtagtaataaaaaattcttatgTGTTGAATACtttatatttgttgtgtgcACAAGGTTGATATGAGATGACAACTCTCCGTTATTGGTGTGAGAGAAGGAACATATGTTAATGATATGAAATAAAGACCGTTTGTTAATGGTGTGAGATAATGACTATCTATTACCATTTAACTTTCAAAGACTACAAAAATGTGTAAGAACAATTTGGTTAGACACAAAATGCAATGTTCATGCCAttgcctttcttcttcttcttcttcatgcaCGTTTAATTTCCCACGCTAGATGTAATGTAGTTCACCAAGTCTTCATATATCTGTTTTATGAGATATGGTATATCATCttataaagaaaacaacattatgTTTGTAAACAAGAAACCAATATCCTAAATGAAATATGTGATGTTTATTTGCTACCTATACCATCAAAAGCCAGTTTCCTACTATTGTAGATTGCTTCTATGTACTTGATGATACATACGCCACAATTGCATGCATTGTTTTAGAGGAGAGCATCCTTATTATGAGAAAGCACCACTGGCCATGTTGATCTCACACTCACTCTTTAAGAATTCTTTCACGAAACATCAATTATTGGTCCATGTATTTCTTATAGATATGTAGTATAAGTAAACATTGTTCTCCATGTCGAGCATGTAAAATACCTAATGATGGCGTTCTTCCTATAACATAAGAAGCATGACCTGCAGTAAACAATGTTAAACTTGAGTAGAGAGTGAACAGATTAGAATGCATTTGTTGGTAATCAGTTGAATACAAACCACTTCAAATGAGCAGAACAGATCGAGGTCAACAAGCATCTTTCTAGCATGCACTACGACAATCAAAGTAAAAATTTTATGGAGTGTTTGCGAACTAGCAGATTTCATAAGTTGAGTCTTAAAGGACGGTGGAGATTTGGAAGTTTTATGGAGACAGCTTTACTTTAGGTGTCGGATGATCCGGCTCCCACCAGCTAAACTGTAGTTGTCGGTGGTTTCCTTTTGATGGTTGTGTTGCTCGTCATCTTTGTGCTTATGGTACGTGACAAAGTAAAAATTGTTTCACATCTTGgtcagaaaaatgaaattggttCAATGATTTTCCTTGTGACTACCAAAAGGTAGGTCATTTAAGTTTCCGTATCTACctcaatggaaaagaaaaacttttaatGAGTTTGGTTCGGTTAAActcgagccaactcgagctcaagctaaGTAAACTCGAGATCCCCCGAGCTCGAGCTTTAGGGGGAATTTAATGTCTTAAttttggaatcataattccaccccttATGgttctagaattttgattttggaatgaATATATAATTTCAGAATCTAAATTCTTTGCTTCATAACacaatttccatttttaaagaatgagaaattgATTGTTACATTCCATTGATTTAGGTTTGCAGACTCGAGCTTGAAGAGACATGGGTTTAGTAGTTATTGCGGGAACCGGACAAACGTGCTTTTGTTCCGCCGTTCCGGGGTTATCAAACGACTACCATGTGAGTGAACACATAACGCTTTCTCCTTCCCCGACCGAGTTCCGACAGAGACGGAGAGCGAGATGGCGGGGGTGTCGCCGGAGCAACTCGAGAGGGTCAAGGCCTCACTAGAACGTACAGGCGACCGCCTCCAGGATTCCGGCGATTCCAGGCACTTCTCCTCCTATGACTCCCTCATCTCTTCCTGCATCCGCCTCGAAGAGGCCTTCCCTGGCCGCCTCCTCTGCTCCTTCGTGGTCCCACCACACCTCCTGGTttgccctctctccctccccatctttttcattcaccttcctcaaaataaagaaatcgTGGTTCTTCTTGATCTCCGTAGAACACAGGCAAGTTTCTCCACGGAGGCGCCACCGCTTCGCTGGTCGACATTATCGGATCGGCGGTCATTCTAACCACCGGGGTCCTAACTACTGGCGTCACCCTTGAGATCAGCGTCTCTTATCTCGACTCTGCCTATCTCAACGTGAGTGGATTTTCTCCTGAGTCTCTCTGCTAGGTTTTTCCATAGCCGTTAGAATTGTGGGTACTGATGACGTTCTTCGGTTTTTCAGGAAGAGATCGAGATCGAGGCGAAGGTTTTGCGCGTTGGAAAGGCGATTGCGGTGGTCAATGTGGAACTCAGGAAGAAAGGGAACGGCAAGATTGTAGCGACCGGGAGGCATACCAAGTACCTTGCCGTCTCTAGCAGATTGTGATTCGAGGTATATCTCTCAGTTGCAAATCGTGCTTCTGAATTGGCTGTCTTGCATATTAAGCGCAAGGTTATTTCGGATACTGTAGCTTCGATAACCTACTGATCTTTGTTAGATTATCTGTaaatttgttttgcattgttgCAGTGAAAATCTACGATTTAAGTACATTCCCACGGATTGAGAATGAGTGGCCACATGGTGGTAATTTTATAGACTGAGCTTCGGAATATCTGAAAATTAGCTATTGTTACCAAAGAACTCGGAATCTGAATTCAGTGCATTCCTAATTTGCATGAGTGCCGAACAATTCTAAGGTGCAGTGTCTAAATAGATGTCTCGCCTTCTTACTATGTCCAGTAGTTTTATTTTATCGTGATTTAATTCTTTCAGATGTCGTGAGTATTGAGGgacaaaaacatgaaagataGCCTGTAAATCTCAGGCTTTTGGAATATGAGgacttgaaaatatgaaaaaaattgacaacTTTTGGCCTAATCAATACAGGTTACATATGCACTTTGTAACATTGGTTGTAATGTTTCTAAACTTGTATTtctgaaataagaaaaagagatgGACGACCAACTGTAAAGGTCGTGACGTATCTATTTTCCCTCATGAAGCCTTCTTTTCATAGAATAATGTGCATGGAAATTACTACTTTCAATATGAAAAGGTCTTTAGGAGCCATACCTATGACATGCGTGTCTCGAGTCATCACTTAATAGATTCGTAAGTTGCTTAATCTTTGTCAGGAAAAGTGACCCTACTGATCTGTGTGGTACACAAATATCATCTTGGTTATGGCACATAGGTACGGGGGCTAGTACGGGTGTCAGGACAGGTAAGGGTGCAGAGtactttcaaaaaacttgggtatgaAAACATggctatgtgtgtgtgtgtgtgtatatatatatatataaaatcttaaCGAAAATGATAACAATTAGATTAAAGAAGAGAAGTGTGT encodes the following:
- the LOC116261934 gene encoding uncharacterized protein LOC116261934, producing the protein MAGVSPEQLERVKASLERTGDRLQDSGDSRHFSSYDSLISSCIRLEEAFPGRLLCSFVVPPHLLNTGKFLHGGATASLVDIIGSAVILTTGVLTTGVTLEISVSYLDSAYLNEEIEIEAKVLRVGKAIAVVNVELRKKGNGKIVATGRHTKYLAVSSRL